In Saccharothrix violaceirubra, the following are encoded in one genomic region:
- a CDS encoding DUF4082 domain-containing protein, with amino-acid sequence MVWSPRRRRRVRAAVTRPLVAAVAAALVVVPAAESAPVAPCDEPVVNAVACENTKTGAQDWQVAYRDPTVVGFTTDISATPGGRVDFKVKTDAPGYTVDVFRLGWYGGRGARLIGTVARTTPQTQPDCLRDGPTALIDCGNWAVSVGWDVPADAVSGLYYARLTRSDNGGRNEIAFVVRDDTSHSKILFQTSDSTWQAYNRYGGNSLYFGDGPGSGGQAFKVSYNRPNTGGDGDDNTIFNAEYPMLRFLESNGYDLSYTTDADTARRGHLITNHRVFMAVGHDEYWSNEQRANVEAARDAGVHLAFLTGNEIFWKTRWEKSTDSSQTDWRTIASFKETKGSQNDGLPDWTGTWRDPRYSPPQDGGRPENALLGNIFTVNGRRTDSLQVPAAYGKLRLWRETTLPNLAAGDTVTFQPGTLGYEWNTVPDNGFQPAGVGQFSRTSVTMQGQYILENHGDVYGSGTATHAITYYKHPSGSLVFGAGTVQWAWGLDDEHAYKTLTPTSDVRLQQATVNFLADMGVQGGTLRPGLVQTAPTTDSTAPSVAYTSVPVGAAVGVPYTFSGTVSDAGQVAGVEVSTDGGSRWHPASWQAGQGTWSYTYTPLASGTAQLRVRAVDDSLNLSVPVATTHVVVPKPCPCGLFTDSDTPRALDLSDGIALELGVKWKASTAGQVRGVRFFKGPNNSGVHTGSLWTTSGQLLATGTFTGETSSGWQTLTFGTPVNVQANTTYIVSYLTPTGHFSADVEYFSHAPRQQEPLTAPQHGAEGGNGVFQIGAGFPDRSVGGSNYWVDVVWTP; translated from the coding sequence ATGGTGTGGTCTCCCCGTCGGCGCCGGAGAGTGCGGGCGGCGGTGACCCGGCCGCTCGTGGCGGCCGTCGCCGCCGCCCTCGTCGTCGTCCCGGCCGCCGAGTCGGCGCCCGTCGCGCCCTGCGACGAGCCCGTGGTCAACGCGGTGGCCTGCGAGAACACGAAGACCGGAGCCCAGGACTGGCAGGTCGCCTACCGCGACCCGACCGTCGTCGGCTTCACCACCGACATCAGCGCGACGCCGGGCGGCCGGGTCGACTTCAAGGTCAAGACCGACGCGCCCGGCTACACGGTCGACGTGTTCCGGCTCGGCTGGTACGGCGGGCGCGGCGCCCGGCTGATCGGCACGGTCGCCCGTACCACGCCGCAGACCCAGCCGGACTGCCTGCGCGACGGGCCCACGGCGTTGATCGACTGCGGCAACTGGGCGGTCTCCGTCGGCTGGGACGTGCCCGCCGACGCCGTGTCCGGCCTCTACTACGCGCGGCTGACCCGGTCGGACAACGGCGGGCGCAACGAGATCGCGTTCGTCGTGCGCGACGACACCAGCCACTCGAAGATCCTGTTCCAGACGTCGGACTCGACGTGGCAGGCGTACAACCGGTACGGCGGCAACAGCCTGTACTTCGGCGACGGGCCGGGTTCGGGCGGGCAGGCGTTCAAGGTCTCCTACAACCGGCCGAACACCGGGGGCGACGGCGACGACAACACGATCTTCAACGCCGAGTACCCGATGCTGCGGTTCCTGGAGTCCAACGGGTACGACCTGAGCTACACCACGGACGCGGACACCGCCCGGCGCGGCCACCTGATCACCAACCACCGGGTGTTCATGGCCGTGGGCCACGACGAGTACTGGTCGAACGAGCAGCGCGCCAACGTCGAGGCGGCCCGGGACGCGGGCGTGCACCTGGCGTTCCTCACCGGCAACGAGATCTTCTGGAAGACCCGGTGGGAGAAGAGCACCGACTCGTCCCAGACCGACTGGCGCACGATCGCCTCCTTCAAGGAGACCAAGGGCAGCCAGAACGACGGACTCCCCGACTGGACCGGCACGTGGCGCGATCCCCGGTACAGCCCGCCGCAGGACGGCGGACGGCCGGAGAACGCGTTGCTGGGCAACATCTTCACGGTCAACGGACGGCGTACGGACTCGCTTCAGGTGCCCGCCGCGTACGGCAAGCTGCGGCTGTGGCGGGAGACCACGTTGCCGAACCTGGCGGCCGGCGACACGGTGACGTTCCAGCCGGGCACGTTGGGCTACGAGTGGAACACCGTGCCGGACAACGGCTTCCAGCCCGCCGGGGTCGGGCAGTTCTCGCGCACGAGCGTGACCATGCAGGGCCAGTACATCCTGGAGAACCACGGCGACGTGTACGGCAGCGGCACCGCCACGCACGCGATCACGTACTACAAGCACCCGAGCGGGTCTTTGGTGTTCGGCGCGGGCACGGTGCAGTGGGCGTGGGGGCTCGACGACGAGCACGCCTACAAGACGTTGACGCCGACGTCGGACGTCCGCCTCCAGCAGGCGACCGTGAACTTCCTGGCGGACATGGGAGTGCAGGGCGGGACCTTGCGCCCGGGTCTGGTGCAGACGGCGCCCACCACGGACTCGACGGCACCTTCCGTCGCCTACACGTCCGTGCCGGTCGGCGCGGCGGTCGGCGTGCCTTACACGTTCTCGGGCACGGTGTCGGACGCCGGACAGGTGGCCGGGGTCGAGGTGTCGACGGACGGCGGGAGTCGCTGGCACCCCGCGTCCTGGCAGGCCGGGCAGGGGACGTGGAGCTACACGTACACGCCGTTGGCTTCGGGGACGGCACAGTTGCGCGTGCGGGCCGTGGACGATTCCCTGAACCTCTCGGTGCCGGTGGCGACGACCCACGTGGTCGTGCCCAAACCGTGCCCGTGCGGCCTGTTCACCGATTCCGACACACCGCGTGCTTTGGACCTCAGTGACGGCATCGCCCTGGAACTGGGCGTGAAGTGGAAGGCGTCCACGGCGGGTCAGGTACGCGGCGTGCGGTTCTTCAAGGGGCCCAACAACTCCGGCGTGCACACGGGCTCGCTGTGGACCACGTCGGGTCAACTGCTGGCGACCGGCACGTTCACCGGCGAGACCTCGTCGGGTTGGCAGACGCTGACGTTCGGCACGCCCGTGAACGTACAGGCGAACACGACGTACATCGTGTCGTACCTGACGCCGACGGGCCACTTCTCGGCGGACGTGGAGTACTTCTCGCACGCCCCACGCCAACAGGAACCGCTCACGGCACCCCAACACGGAGCCGAGGGCGGCAACGGCGTGTTCCAGATCGGCGCCGGCTTCCCGGACCGGAGCGTGGGCGGCAGCAACTACTGGGTGGACGTGGTCTGGACACCCTGA
- a CDS encoding NucA/NucB deoxyribonuclease domain-containing protein has protein sequence MWNSRIRRASTAVISAALIVLGGLPVAAHASPADETESAEVYVIEDGETARAVASAADPGAAAKAAGIAPLPQVGDEAVRSEVAVSAAEESYVVDSERFDRGAKPEDPYQYADRDQCRSNEKSDRYQGWIKNRYSYCKVELVYVPVVSCSIFPPRCAVRDEYLAWHTVVGEGKIGSYRADSFDRWARFTIHVSPVTIIGRFGTSGARLAVGMECEGRYRDPVPRTPRAACRTGEENGRDDTVPGWRANGEATIELVSEADKPAAERTAQIAIGIFKPRINLSWQPLGRRNWRMPEGGMRFDSAWYASQATAEQLGSVFDRARSGMSYRLGDPKVAGLAAHIDDARRNPDGTLPPASGKRLPGATADDPIRRLARRAGQAQADRYQDNIDLTRNGYCRTGMPPKPPTGSFDCDEYPFASTCEGAGRAKHEGAQYKDAWSVRWVDSGQNQEGGRRLGRWYANDRLLDTDPFFVTTP, from the coding sequence ATGTGGAACAGCCGAATACGCCGTGCTTCGACGGCGGTGATCAGTGCTGCGCTGATCGTCCTGGGAGGACTTCCGGTCGCGGCCCATGCCTCGCCGGCGGACGAGACCGAGTCGGCCGAGGTCTATGTGATCGAGGACGGCGAAACCGCCAGGGCCGTCGCTTCGGCGGCCGATCCCGGTGCTGCGGCCAAGGCGGCGGGTATCGCGCCGTTACCGCAGGTGGGGGATGAGGCAGTCAGGTCGGAAGTGGCAGTTTCCGCGGCGGAGGAATCCTACGTCGTCGACAGCGAACGGTTCGACCGCGGTGCCAAGCCGGAAGATCCGTACCAGTACGCGGATCGCGACCAGTGCCGGTCGAACGAGAAGTCCGACCGTTACCAGGGGTGGATCAAGAATCGCTATTCCTACTGCAAGGTCGAACTGGTCTACGTACCCGTCGTCAGTTGCAGCATCTTTCCGCCCCGATGCGCTGTCCGGGACGAGTACCTGGCATGGCACACGGTCGTCGGAGAGGGGAAGATCGGTTCGTACCGGGCTGATTCGTTCGACCGCTGGGCACGTTTCACCATCCACGTCTCGCCGGTGACGATCATCGGTCGGTTCGGCACGTCGGGTGCGCGGTTGGCCGTCGGCATGGAGTGCGAGGGCCGCTATCGCGACCCGGTACCCAGGACGCCGAGGGCCGCGTGCCGCACAGGCGAGGAGAACGGTCGCGACGACACGGTTCCGGGGTGGCGGGCCAACGGCGAGGCGACGATCGAGTTGGTGTCCGAGGCGGACAAACCGGCGGCCGAGCGCACCGCCCAGATCGCGATCGGCATCTTCAAGCCCAGGATCAACCTGAGTTGGCAACCCCTGGGCAGGCGCAACTGGCGGATGCCGGAAGGCGGGATGCGGTTCGACAGTGCCTGGTACGCCTCCCAGGCGACGGCAGAGCAGCTTGGTTCGGTATTCGACCGGGCGCGATCCGGAATGAGCTACCGGCTCGGCGACCCGAAGGTCGCCGGACTGGCCGCACACATCGACGACGCCCGGCGCAATCCCGACGGCACCCTTCCACCGGCGTCCGGGAAGCGGTTGCCGGGAGCGACGGCGGACGACCCGATTCGTCGGCTCGCCCGCCGTGCCGGGCAGGCGCAGGCCGATCGGTACCAGGACAACATCGACCTGACCCGGAACGGCTACTGCCGGACCGGTATGCCCCCGAAACCGCCCACGGGTTCGTTCGACTGCGACGAGTATCCGTTCGCCTCCACTTGTGAAGGGGCAGGCCGGGCCAAGCACGAAGGTGCGCAGTACAAGGACGCCTGGTCGGTACGCTGGGTCGACAGCGGTCAGAATCAGGAAGGCGGTCGTCGTCTTGGACGCTGGTACGCGAACGATCGTCTTCTCGACACGGATCCGTTCTTCGTGACGACACCCTAG
- a CDS encoding MFS transporter, translating into MKRTPYWPVLTHPVLRKVLPGIGVSSIGDGMSTIAIAWLALLLAPADQKGLWVALAAAAYVLPGAIGAVAFERWLRGRSGAQLAGWDAVLRAVVLGAIAVVHFVGLLTPMVFVVLLAVSSLLAAWGKAGRYTLLAELLPEEHVLAGNAVVNVLLEFSTVGGPPLAALLIAWAGPAAVIALDAATFAVLALTYRAAVPPSARETRIKAPASRSTGLRTILSNPELVGLMVLSFGFFLFFGPVTVALPVHVSEDLHGTAVQLAGYYTAFGIGAVLGAIVAGYLKNWPMRVTTVGIVLGFGLALLPLGLSPSTVVGWIAFGLCGLIWGPFPSTTTVLFQRAVPADGLAPVLAARGAVMSLAGPAGALVGAPAVVLLTAQGTLAAAAVGMIVLAGLTAAFFLASHRKRVVDVVG; encoded by the coding sequence GTGAAGCGCACCCCGTACTGGCCGGTGCTGACGCACCCGGTGTTGCGCAAGGTGTTGCCGGGCATCGGGGTGTCCAGCATCGGCGACGGCATGAGCACGATCGCGATCGCGTGGCTGGCGCTGCTCCTGGCACCCGCAGACCAGAAGGGGCTGTGGGTCGCGCTGGCCGCGGCGGCGTACGTGCTGCCCGGCGCGATCGGCGCGGTGGCGTTCGAACGGTGGCTGCGCGGCCGGTCCGGCGCGCAGCTCGCCGGGTGGGACGCCGTGCTGCGGGCGGTGGTGCTGGGCGCGATCGCCGTCGTGCACTTCGTCGGCCTGCTCACGCCGATGGTGTTCGTGGTGCTGCTGGCGGTGTCGTCGCTGCTGGCCGCGTGGGGCAAAGCCGGGCGGTACACGCTGCTGGCCGAGCTGCTGCCCGAGGAGCACGTGCTGGCGGGCAACGCCGTGGTCAACGTGCTGCTGGAGTTCTCGACGGTCGGCGGGCCGCCGCTGGCGGCGTTGCTGATCGCGTGGGCGGGCCCGGCGGCGGTGATCGCGCTCGACGCGGCCACCTTCGCCGTGCTCGCCCTGACCTACCGCGCGGCCGTGCCGCCGTCGGCGCGGGAGACCCGGATCAAGGCGCCGGCGTCCCGGTCGACCGGGCTGCGGACCATCCTGTCGAACCCGGAACTGGTCGGGTTGATGGTGCTGTCGTTCGGGTTCTTCCTGTTCTTCGGGCCGGTGACGGTGGCCCTGCCGGTGCACGTGTCGGAGGACCTGCACGGGACGGCGGTGCAATTGGCCGGGTACTACACGGCGTTCGGCATCGGTGCGGTGCTGGGCGCGATCGTGGCCGGGTACCTGAAGAACTGGCCGATGCGCGTGACGACGGTCGGCATCGTGCTGGGCTTCGGGCTGGCACTGCTGCCGTTGGGGTTGAGTCCGTCCACTGTGGTCGGATGGATCGCGTTCGGTCTGTGCGGCCTGATCTGGGGGCCGTTCCCGTCGACCACGACGGTGCTGTTCCAGCGGGCCGTGCCGGCGGACGGGCTGGCTCCCGTGCTGGCCGCGCGCGGAGCCGTGATGTCGTTGGCGGGTCCGGCGGGCGCGCTCGTGGGCGCTCCGGCCGTGGTGTTGTTGACGGCGCAGGGCACTCTCGCCGCGGCGGCCGTGGGCATGATCGTGCTGGCGGGCCTGACCGCGGCGTTCTTCCTGGCGTCGCATCGGAAGCGGGTCGTGGACGTGGTCGGCTGA
- a CDS encoding preATP grasp domain-containing protein — MAKLIIANSRTEEMVGDLSLLTPDERVAGGWGAQRLFWFASDGDVLVLPWVAQDRYVDYVLGLTGTDRASLTLVVPPTGYLGEELLTPDRLADEGFRARLREALAGKGIDRIVTAYDDAYVVDLAKHLGIEHALPGFAFSEQGGDALVNSKAAFRAVAAGVGVAIAPGTIAGRPELAESTIGAILGRGDSVIVKKEFAGGGFGNEILATDATVRPAGARNVVLLADADAIKAYVAEKWSWLTGGRDDRLVIEQYFTGSATVYAEFVVADDASHLLGTGEILMEPVAIGEIVPPRSITPEQHVELVDAGRRLCDAFRGLGYRGNISADAIRTGDGRIVFSETNGRLTGSTHLHAVLRDRMLRPDFRGERVMVERAVWSVPSFEGAVDALVAAGLAFDPETGTGVVLTGNYVPVNGKVMYCVVGKDFESAEAVAASLAGLAVAR; from the coding sequence ATGGCGAAACTCATCATCGCCAACAGCCGCACAGAAGAGATGGTCGGCGACCTTTCGCTGCTCACGCCGGACGAGCGCGTCGCCGGCGGGTGGGGTGCGCAGCGCCTGTTCTGGTTCGCGTCCGACGGCGACGTGCTCGTGCTGCCGTGGGTCGCCCAGGACCGGTACGTGGACTACGTGCTCGGCCTGACCGGCACCGACCGGGCGAGCCTGACGCTGGTCGTGCCGCCCACCGGGTACCTGGGCGAGGAACTGCTCACGCCCGACCGCCTGGCGGACGAGGGGTTCCGCGCGCGGCTGCGGGAAGCGTTGGCGGGCAAGGGGATCGACCGGATCGTGACGGCCTACGACGACGCGTACGTCGTGGACCTCGCCAAGCACCTGGGCATCGAGCACGCGCTGCCCGGCTTCGCCTTCAGCGAGCAGGGCGGCGACGCGCTGGTCAACAGCAAGGCCGCGTTCCGCGCGGTGGCGGCGGGCGTGGGCGTGGCGATCGCGCCCGGCACGATCGCGGGCCGCCCGGAACTCGCCGAGAGCACGATCGGCGCGATCCTCGGCCGCGGCGACAGCGTGATCGTGAAGAAGGAGTTCGCCGGCGGCGGGTTCGGCAACGAGATCCTGGCGACCGACGCGACCGTACGGCCCGCCGGCGCGCGCAACGTCGTGCTGCTGGCCGACGCGGACGCGATCAAGGCGTACGTCGCCGAGAAGTGGTCGTGGCTCACCGGCGGGCGGGACGACCGGCTCGTGATCGAGCAGTACTTCACCGGCTCGGCGACCGTGTACGCGGAGTTCGTCGTGGCCGACGACGCGAGCCACCTGCTGGGCACGGGGGAGATCCTCATGGAACCCGTGGCGATCGGCGAGATCGTGCCGCCGCGGTCGATCACGCCCGAGCAGCACGTCGAGCTGGTGGACGCCGGACGCCGGTTGTGCGACGCCTTCCGGGGACTGGGCTACCGGGGCAACATCAGCGCCGACGCGATCCGGACCGGGGACGGGCGGATCGTGTTCAGCGAGACCAACGGGCGGCTGACCGGGTCGACCCACCTGCACGCCGTGCTGCGGGACCGCATGCTGCGCCCGGATTTCCGGGGCGAGCGGGTCATGGTGGAACGGGCGGTGTGGAGCGTGCCGTCGTTCGAGGGCGCGGTGGACGCGCTCGTCGCGGCCGGGCTCGCGTTCGACCCGGAGACCGGGACCGGCGTCGTGCTGACCGGGAACTACGTGCCGGTCAACGGCAAGGTCATGTACTGCGTGGTGGGCAAGGACTTCGAGTCCGCCGAGGCGGTCGCGGCGTCCCTGGCGGGCTTGGCGGTCGCCCGATGA
- a CDS encoding IclR family transcriptional regulator domain-containing protein, with the protein MSVEHVRSLERGLAVIKAFGADAPALTLTEVAGRTGLTRAAARRFLLTLCELGYVRADGRHFSLTARVLDLGYAYLSGMALPDVAQPHLERLSARVGESCSVSVLDGVDVVYVARCAVSRIMTVSITVGTRFPAHATSMGHVLLAGLDPDDQADRLASTDFTSFTGHTVTSAEALRAELATVRTRGWALADQELEEGLRSVAAPVRDRAGRVVAAVNVSTHAARTTLERARAELVPPLLDCAGLISADLAR; encoded by the coding sequence GTGAGCGTGGAGCACGTGCGGTCGTTGGAACGCGGCCTCGCGGTGATCAAGGCGTTCGGCGCGGACGCGCCCGCGCTGACGCTCACCGAGGTGGCCGGGCGCACCGGGCTGACCAGGGCGGCGGCCCGGCGGTTCCTGCTGACGCTGTGCGAACTGGGCTACGTGCGGGCGGACGGGCGCCACTTCTCGCTGACCGCACGCGTGCTCGACCTGGGCTACGCGTACCTGTCCGGCATGGCGCTGCCGGACGTGGCCCAGCCGCACCTGGAACGGCTGTCCGCACGGGTCGGCGAGTCGTGCTCGGTGTCCGTGCTCGACGGGGTGGACGTCGTGTACGTGGCGCGGTGCGCGGTGTCGCGGATCATGACCGTGTCGATCACCGTGGGCACGCGGTTCCCGGCGCACGCCACGTCCATGGGCCACGTGCTGCTGGCCGGGCTGGACCCCGACGACCAGGCCGACCGGTTGGCGTCGACCGACTTCACCTCGTTCACCGGGCACACCGTCACCTCGGCCGAGGCGCTGCGCGCCGAACTGGCGACGGTGCGGACGCGCGGGTGGGCGTTGGCCGACCAGGAGTTGGAGGAGGGCCTGCGGTCCGTGGCCGCCCCGGTGCGCGACCGGGCCGGTCGCGTGGTCGCGGCCGTGAACGTGTCCACGCACGCGGCCCGCACGACGCTCGAGCGCGCCCGTGCCGAACTCGTGCCACCGCTGCTGGACTGCGCGGGTCTGATCTCGGCGGACCTCGCGCGCTGA
- a CDS encoding sensor histidine kinase, with translation MRDHQSDPFDVAAAVRVVTRAGRTARTAAVEVLMSVPGVRSARVAGEKPWLGDVVVPLELGGALVVTSDEVDGRLETLVDAVAAALDAVRFPSDGETLRDAVIAEMPAMVCLFDPEGLLSWSNLVRWPDGTPLHYGESRLDAIATQVHPDDQADVTRLMGELAPGDTARFSARVRKDNGGWQVLDITLLERTNDPVIHGMVAFANDVTALHEAEDRVRATVTRLSSLVEALDVGVLVQDAEGRLLVSNTALGAIAGLSGAPEDMVGMARDELRTLRTRPEADYARLDQLSQRCMQDRIPVHGVVVPLGDDRALELDFLPIGLDDRGLGQMWVLRDITEQVGLRQALERRNAELSRLSSLKTEFLSVVSHELRTPLTALTSLTPVLVADQPDGIRVVAEAVERNVTRMATLVETLLFLAGVESHSLEMATIDADADVLVRMEVDALRALAATSSVTLELEPAPERTLVHADPALFSRMVHHVVAAGIGSSPAGGRVKVRTSARRPGVWAVEVTDQVPLTVQAGRLFTTVPRGNRSPDPLIGSGLGLALARAIAERHGGAIYLEPSPEGGTTVRVELPA, from the coding sequence ATGCGCGATCACCAGTCCGACCCGTTCGACGTCGCCGCCGCCGTGCGCGTCGTCACCCGGGCCGGTCGCACCGCGCGCACAGCCGCCGTCGAGGTGCTGATGTCGGTGCCGGGGGTGCGGTCCGCACGGGTGGCCGGCGAGAAGCCGTGGCTCGGCGACGTCGTGGTGCCGCTCGAACTCGGCGGCGCGCTCGTCGTGACGTCCGACGAGGTGGACGGCCGGCTCGAGACCCTGGTCGACGCGGTGGCCGCCGCGTTGGACGCGGTCCGCTTCCCCAGCGACGGCGAGACGTTGCGCGACGCGGTCATCGCGGAGATGCCGGCGATGGTCTGCCTGTTCGACCCCGAGGGCCTGCTGTCCTGGTCGAACCTCGTCCGGTGGCCCGACGGCACCCCGTTGCACTACGGCGAGTCACGGCTGGACGCGATCGCGACCCAGGTTCATCCCGACGACCAGGCGGACGTCACCCGGTTGATGGGCGAACTCGCGCCAGGTGACACGGCGCGCTTCTCCGCCCGGGTGCGGAAGGACAACGGCGGGTGGCAGGTCCTCGACATCACGCTGCTGGAGCGCACCAACGACCCGGTGATCCACGGCATGGTCGCGTTCGCCAACGACGTGACCGCGCTGCACGAGGCCGAAGACCGGGTGCGCGCGACCGTGACCCGGCTGTCTTCACTGGTCGAAGCCCTGGACGTGGGCGTACTCGTGCAGGACGCCGAGGGGCGGCTGCTGGTGTCGAACACCGCGCTGGGCGCGATCGCCGGTCTGTCCGGCGCACCCGAGGACATGGTGGGCATGGCCCGGGACGAGCTGCGCACGCTGCGGACCCGGCCCGAGGCCGACTACGCGCGGCTGGACCAGTTGTCGCAGCGGTGCATGCAGGACCGCATCCCGGTGCACGGCGTGGTCGTGCCGTTGGGCGACGACCGGGCGCTGGAGCTGGACTTCCTGCCGATCGGCCTCGACGACCGGGGCCTCGGGCAGATGTGGGTGCTGCGGGACATCACCGAGCAGGTCGGGCTGCGACAGGCGCTGGAGCGGCGCAACGCGGAGCTGTCGCGGCTGTCGTCGTTGAAGACCGAGTTCCTGTCGGTGGTGTCGCACGAACTGCGCACGCCGCTGACCGCGTTGACCTCGCTGACGCCGGTGCTCGTCGCGGACCAGCCGGACGGGATACGGGTGGTGGCCGAGGCGGTCGAGCGCAACGTGACGCGGATGGCCACGCTGGTCGAGACGCTGCTGTTCCTGGCCGGGGTCGAGTCGCACAGCCTGGAGATGGCGACCATCGACGCGGACGCGGACGTGCTCGTGCGCATGGAGGTGGACGCGTTGCGCGCACTGGCCGCGACGTCGTCGGTCACGCTGGAGCTGGAACCGGCACCGGAGCGCACCCTCGTGCACGCCGACCCGGCGCTGTTCAGCCGCATGGTGCACCACGTCGTCGCCGCCGGGATCGGGTCGTCGCCGGCCGGCGGGCGCGTGAAGGTGCGCACGAGCGCGCGGCGGCCGGGTGTCTGGGCGGTCGAGGTGACCGACCAGGTGCCGCTGACCGTGCAGGCCGGTCGCCTGTTCACGACCGTGCCCCGGGGCAACCGCAGTCCGGATCCGCTGATCGGCTCGGGGCTCGGGCTTGCCCTGGCCAGGGCGATCGCCGAACGGCACGGCGGCGCGATCTACCTCGAACCGTCGCCCGAGGGCGGTACGACGGTCCGGGTCGAACTCCCGGCCTGA
- a CDS encoding scyllo-inosamine-4-phosphate amidinotransferase encodes MTVGQLVTGHDGAATRPAVHSWDEFTALHEVVVGDATGAHLPDLVRDRSAWLNYYPDLDASSLREVHSGLMPRWIVDETNEDLAGLVEVLEQFGVTVRRPAVVDHAAGFGTPEWSTTGFSCYCPRDLTLVVGSTLIETPSPARSRYFEQFGLRPLFQDYLRQGATWLAAPRPRLADELFPLDADGLPYLGEAEAAFEAANVLRLGRDVLYQVSRSGNEAGLRWLESTLRLLGDVRVHPLRDVYGYTHIDSTIAFLRPGLVLLNPSRITPAEIPAPLAGWDVVWCPPVEDRPMAAAHGLSGPWISMNLLMLDERHAVVDADQPALLRALERHGITVVPHRLRHQRVLGGGFHCVTLDVVRAGGPENYLD; translated from the coding sequence ATGACGGTCGGGCAACTGGTCACCGGCCACGACGGGGCGGCGACGCGTCCGGCCGTGCACTCGTGGGACGAGTTCACCGCGTTGCACGAGGTGGTCGTGGGCGACGCGACCGGCGCGCACCTGCCGGACCTGGTGCGGGACCGGTCGGCGTGGCTCAACTACTACCCGGACCTGGACGCGTCGTCGCTCCGTGAGGTCCACAGTGGACTGATGCCGCGGTGGATCGTCGACGAGACGAACGAGGACCTCGCCGGGTTGGTGGAGGTGCTGGAGCAGTTCGGCGTGACCGTGCGCAGGCCCGCGGTCGTGGACCACGCGGCGGGGTTCGGCACGCCGGAGTGGTCCACGACGGGGTTCAGCTGCTACTGCCCGCGTGACCTCACGCTGGTCGTCGGGTCGACGCTGATCGAGACGCCCAGTCCGGCGCGGTCGCGGTACTTCGAGCAGTTCGGGTTGCGCCCGCTGTTCCAGGACTACCTGCGGCAGGGCGCGACGTGGCTGGCCGCGCCGCGCCCGCGACTGGCCGACGAGCTGTTCCCGCTCGACGCGGACGGCCTGCCGTACCTGGGCGAGGCCGAGGCCGCGTTCGAGGCGGCCAACGTGCTGCGGCTCGGCCGGGACGTGCTCTACCAGGTGTCGCGCAGCGGCAACGAGGCCGGCCTGCGCTGGCTGGAGTCGACGCTGCGGCTGCTCGGCGACGTGCGCGTGCACCCGTTGCGTGACGTCTACGGGTACACGCACATCGACAGCACGATCGCGTTCCTGCGGCCGGGACTGGTCCTGCTCAACCCGTCGCGGATCACGCCGGCGGAGATCCCGGCGCCGCTGGCGGGCTGGGACGTCGTGTGGTGCCCGCCCGTCGAGGACCGGCCGATGGCGGCGGCGCACGGCCTGAGCGGGCCGTGGATCAGCATGAACCTGCTGATGCTCGACGAGCGGCACGCGGTCGTGGACGCCGACCAGCCCGCGCTGCTGCGCGCGTTGGAGCGGCACGGCATCACGGTCGTGCCGCACCGGCTGCGGCACCAGCGGGTGCTCGGCGGCGGGTTCCACTGCGTCACCCTCGACGTGGTGCGCGCCGGTGGTCCGGAGAACTACCTCGACTGA